In Piliocolobus tephrosceles isolate RC106 chromosome 12, ASM277652v3, whole genome shotgun sequence, one DNA window encodes the following:
- the LOC111531463 gene encoding heterogeneous nuclear ribonucleoprotein A1-like, with protein MSKSESPKESNRQRKLFIGVLSFETTNKSLRSHFEQWGTLLDGVVMRVPNTKHSRVFGFVAYATVEEVDAAMNARPHKVDGRVVEPKRAVSREDSQRPGAHLTVKNIFVGGIKEDTEEHHHLIDYSEQYGKIKVTEIMTDQGSGKKRGFAFVTFEDHDSVDKLVIQKYHTVNGHNCEVRKVLSKQEMVSASSSQRGRSGSGNFGGGRGGGFGGNDNFGRGRNFSSHGGFGGSRGGGGYDGSGDDYNGFGNDGSNFAGGGSYIDFGNYNNQSSNFGPMKGGNFGGRSSGPHDGGGQYFAKPRNQGGYGSSSSSSSYGSGRRF; from the coding sequence ATGTCTAAGTCAGAGTCTCCTAAAGAGTCCAACCGGCAGAGGAAGCTTTTCATTGGAGTGTTGAGCTTTGAAACAACCAATAAGAGCCTGAGGAGTCATTTTGAGCAATGGGGAACGCTCCTGGACGGTGTGGTAATGAGAGTTCCAAATACCAAGCACTCCAGGGTCTTTGGGTTTGTCGCATATGCCACTGTGGAGGAGGTAGATGCAGCCATGAATGCAAGGCCACACAAGGTGGATGGAAGAGTTGTGGAACCAAAGAGAGCTGTCTCAAGAGAAGATTCTCAAAGACCAGGTGCCCACTTAactgtgaaaaatatatttgttggtggcattaaagaagacactgaagaacatcatCACCTAATAGATTATTCTGAACAGTATGGAAAAATCAAAGTGACTGAAATCATGACTGACCAaggcagtggcaagaaaagggGCTTTGCCTTTGTAACCTTTGAAGACCATGACTCCGTGGATAAGCTTGTCATTCAGAAATACCACACTGTGAATGGCCACAACTGTGAAGTTAGGAAAGTCCTGTCAAAGCAAGAGATGGTGAGTGCTTCATCCAGCCAAAGAGGACGAAGTGGTTCTGGAAACTTTGGTGGTGGTCGTGGAGGTGGTTTTGGTGGGAATGACAACTTTGGTCGTGGAAGAAACTTCAGTAGTCATGGTGGCTTTGGTGGCAGCCGTGGTGGTGGTGGATATGATGGCAGTGGGGATGACTATAATGGATTTGGTAATGATGGAAGCAATTTTGCAGGTGGTGGAAGCTACATtgattttggcaattacaacaatcagtcttcaaattttggaccCATGAAGGGAGGAAATTTTGGAGGCAGAAGCTCTGGCCCCCATGATGGTGGAGGCCAATACTTTGCCAAACCACGAAACCAGGGTGGCTATGGCAGTTCCAGTAGCAGCAGTAGCTATGGCAgtggcagaagattttaa